The DNA region ATTGCAGACATGGTGCAGAGCGCCCGCAGTAGTGGGGCGCAGGTGGTCGTGATGCACGGCGAGACGCCGGTTGAGCCTGTGGCTCCCGGCACCAACCTTGCGGCCATTGAGGCAGGGGTCGATATTTTGGCTCATCCCGGCTTGATCACCGATGAAGAGGTCAAGCTGGCCGTGGAAAAGGGTGTTGCCCTGGAAATAACCACCCGCGGCGGACACAGTTATACCAACGGACATGTGGCCATGATGGCCAGAAAACATGGGGCAAAGCTGGTCGTGAATAACGATGCGCACGCACCGCGAGATCTGGTCAGCGCTGATCTGCGTAAGATCATTGCCTTGGGAGCCGGGTTGACTCCGGAAGAATACCGTCGCACCGAGGCCAACGGGTGGGAGATCGTTCAGCGATGCATGAAATAGTTTTGATGAATTGTCACGGTTTCGTGACTCTGAATGTCTGGAATAAAGAGAAACAGAGAGTCGTGGCTTTGGTTGATCCGGCTTTCTTTATA from Pseudodesulfovibrio sp. S3 includes:
- a CDS encoding histidinol phosphate phosphatase domain-containing protein, with the translated sequence MIDLHTHTVFSDGQLIPAELVRRAEVIGYKAICMTDHADESTMYHVLENVLRFVKKHGYFYDINILAGVELTHVPPALIADMVQSARSSGAQVVVMHGETPVEPVAPGTNLAAIEAGVDILAHPGLITDEEVKLAVEKGVALEITTRGGHSYTNGHVAMMARKHGAKLVVNNDAHAPRDLVSADLRKIIALGAGLTPEEYRRTEANGWEIVQRCMK